In the Oryza glaberrima chromosome 6, OglaRS2, whole genome shotgun sequence genome, one interval contains:
- the LOC127777797 gene encoding probable methyltransferase PMT9 isoform X1, translating into MMTKPPQSRGGGGGGGGALGRRGFAALLAAAVIALALLCLFYGAAFAPTLRSRRLPLQRRFEAVPADLALSSLPVCDARYSELIPCLDRGLHNQLRLRLNLSLMEHYERHCPPAHRRLNCLIPPPAGYRVPIRWPRSRDEVWKANIPHTHLASEKSDQRWMVVNGDKINFPGGGTHFHTGADKYIVHLAQMLNFPNGKLNNGGNIRNVLDVGCGVASFGAYLLPLDIIAMSLAPNDVHENQIQFALERGIPSTLGVLGTRRLPYPSHSFELAHCSRCRIDWLQRDGILLLEVDRVLRPGGYFVYSSPEAYAMDPINRNIWRKMSDLARRMCWQIASKEDQTVIWIKPLTNECYMKREPGTLPNMCDRDDDPDAAWNVPMKACVTPYSERVHKVKGSNLLPWPQRLTAPPPRLEELGISSNNFSDDNEIWHFRVIQYWKLMKSEIQKDSFRNVMDMNANLGGFAASLRKKDVWVMNVVPSTESGKLKIIYDRGLLGTIHNWCESFSTYPRTYDLVHAWLLFSEIEKQGCSVEDLLIEMDRIMRPQGYAIIRDKVAVINHIKKLLPAVRWDDWSSDVKPKKDALWSGDERVLIVRKKLWNQTL; encoded by the exons atgatgacgAAGCCGCCGCAGAgccgaggagggggaggcggaggcggtggcgcgctgGGGCGGCGTGGCTTCGCGGCGCTGCTCGCGGCGGCCGTCATCGCGCTGGCGCTGCTCTGCCTCTTCTacggcgccgccttcgcccccaccctccgctcccgccgccttcctctccaGCGCCGGTTCGAGGCTGTCCCCGCCGACCTCgcgctctcctccctcccg GTGTGCGACGCGAGGTACTCGGAGCTGATCCCGTGCCTGGACCGTGGCCTCCACAACCAGCTCCGCCTCAGGCTCAACCTCTCCCTCATGGAGCACTACGAGCGCCACTGCCCacccgcgcaccgccgcctcaACTGCCTCATCCCGCCACCCGCCGGCTACCGG GTGCCCATCAGGTGGCCGAGGAGCCGGGACGAGGTGTGGAAGGCTAACATACCACACACCCACCTTGCCTCTGAGAAGTCCGATCAGCGGTGGATGGTGGTGAATGGTGACAAGATCAACTTCCCCGGTGGGGGTACCCACTTCCACACTGGTGCTGACAAGTACATTGTGCACCTTGCTCAG ATGCTGAATTTTCCGAATGGTAAGCTAAACAATGGAGGGAACATCAGGAATGTGCTGGATGTTGGTTGTGGGGTTGCAAGCTTCGGAGCCTACCTTCTTCCTCTTGATATAATTGCAATGTCTCTTGCTCCTAACGATGTGCACGAGAACCAAATTCAGTTTGCCCTTGAGAGAGGAATTCCGTCAACCCTTGGTGTGCTGGGCACAAGGAGGCTGCCATACCCCAGCCACTCATTTGAGCTTGCGCACTGCTCTCGTTGTCGGATTGACTGGCTGCAGAGGGATGGGATCTTGTTGCTGGaagtcgatagggttttgaggcCTGGCGGGTATTTCGTATATTCATCGCCAGAAGCTTATGCTATGGATCCCATCAACCGGAACATATGGAGAAAGATGAGTGATCTTGCTCGAAGAATGTGTTGGCAGATTGCATCTAAGGAGGATCAGACAGTGATATGGATCAAACCATTGACTAATGAGTGCTATATGAAGAGAGAGCCAGGAACACTTCCAAATATGTGTGACCGTGATGATGATCCGGATGCTGCTTGGAATGTGCCCATGAAAGCATGTGTAACTCCTTACTCGGAAA GAGTCCACAAGGTTAAGGGCAGTAATCTGCTTCCCTGGCCGCAAAGGCTTACAGCACCACCCCCTCGTCTTGAAGAGCTCGGAATCAGTTCAAACAATTTTTCTGATGACAAT GAGATTTGGCATTTTAGAGTTATTCAGTACTGGAAACTCATGAAATCTGAGATACAAAAGGATTCATTTAGAAATGTTATGGATATGAATGCAAATCTTGGTGGATTTGCAGCATCCCTGAGGAAAAAGGATGTCTGGGTGATGAATGTAGTTCCTTCCACAGAATCTGGAAAACTGAAGATCATCTATGATCGTGGTTTATTGGGGACCATCCATAATTG GTGTGAGTCATTCTCAACATACCCACGCACCTATGATCTCGTTCACGCCTGGCTTCTTTTTTCTGAGATAGAGAAACAAGGGTGCAGTGTGGAGGATCTGCTGATTGAGATGGACCGCATCATGAGGCCTCAGGGGTATGCCATTATCAGAGACAAGGTTGCTGTCATCAACCACATCAAGAAGCTTTTGCCAGCGGTAAGATGGGACGACTGGTCATCTGATGTGAAACCCAAAAAAGACGCTCTCTGGTCCGGTGATGAAAGAGTCCTGATCGTGAGGAAAAAACTCTGGAATCAGACATTGTAG
- the LOC127777797 gene encoding probable methyltransferase PMT9 isoform X2 codes for MMTKPPQSRGGGGGGGGALGRRGFAALLAAAVIALALLCLFYGAAFAPTLRSRRLPLQRRFEAVPADLALSSLPVCDARYSELIPCLDRGLHNQLRLRLNLSLMEHYERHCPPAHRRLNCLIPPPAGYRVPIRWPRSRDEVWKANIPHTHLASEKSDQRWMVVNGDKINFPGGGTHFHTGADKYIVHLAQMLNFPNGKLNNGGNIRNVLDVGCGVASFGAYLLPLDIIAMSLAPNDVHENQIQFALERGIPSTLGVLGTRRLPYPSHSFELAHCSRCRIDWLQRDGILLLEVDRVLRPGGYFVYSSPEAYAMDPINRNIWRKMSDLARRMCWQIASKEDQTVIWIKPLTNECYMKREPGTLPNMCDRDDDPDAAWNVPMKACVTPYSERVHKVKGSNLLPWPQRLTAPPPRLEELGISSNNFSDDNEIWHFRVIQYWKLMKSEIQKDSFRNVMDMNANLGGFAASLRKKDVWVMNVVPSTESGKLKIIYDRGLLGTIHN; via the exons atgatgacgAAGCCGCCGCAGAgccgaggagggggaggcggaggcggtggcgcgctgGGGCGGCGTGGCTTCGCGGCGCTGCTCGCGGCGGCCGTCATCGCGCTGGCGCTGCTCTGCCTCTTCTacggcgccgccttcgcccccaccctccgctcccgccgccttcctctccaGCGCCGGTTCGAGGCTGTCCCCGCCGACCTCgcgctctcctccctcccg GTGTGCGACGCGAGGTACTCGGAGCTGATCCCGTGCCTGGACCGTGGCCTCCACAACCAGCTCCGCCTCAGGCTCAACCTCTCCCTCATGGAGCACTACGAGCGCCACTGCCCacccgcgcaccgccgcctcaACTGCCTCATCCCGCCACCCGCCGGCTACCGG GTGCCCATCAGGTGGCCGAGGAGCCGGGACGAGGTGTGGAAGGCTAACATACCACACACCCACCTTGCCTCTGAGAAGTCCGATCAGCGGTGGATGGTGGTGAATGGTGACAAGATCAACTTCCCCGGTGGGGGTACCCACTTCCACACTGGTGCTGACAAGTACATTGTGCACCTTGCTCAG ATGCTGAATTTTCCGAATGGTAAGCTAAACAATGGAGGGAACATCAGGAATGTGCTGGATGTTGGTTGTGGGGTTGCAAGCTTCGGAGCCTACCTTCTTCCTCTTGATATAATTGCAATGTCTCTTGCTCCTAACGATGTGCACGAGAACCAAATTCAGTTTGCCCTTGAGAGAGGAATTCCGTCAACCCTTGGTGTGCTGGGCACAAGGAGGCTGCCATACCCCAGCCACTCATTTGAGCTTGCGCACTGCTCTCGTTGTCGGATTGACTGGCTGCAGAGGGATGGGATCTTGTTGCTGGaagtcgatagggttttgaggcCTGGCGGGTATTTCGTATATTCATCGCCAGAAGCTTATGCTATGGATCCCATCAACCGGAACATATGGAGAAAGATGAGTGATCTTGCTCGAAGAATGTGTTGGCAGATTGCATCTAAGGAGGATCAGACAGTGATATGGATCAAACCATTGACTAATGAGTGCTATATGAAGAGAGAGCCAGGAACACTTCCAAATATGTGTGACCGTGATGATGATCCGGATGCTGCTTGGAATGTGCCCATGAAAGCATGTGTAACTCCTTACTCGGAAA GAGTCCACAAGGTTAAGGGCAGTAATCTGCTTCCCTGGCCGCAAAGGCTTACAGCACCACCCCCTCGTCTTGAAGAGCTCGGAATCAGTTCAAACAATTTTTCTGATGACAAT GAGATTTGGCATTTTAGAGTTATTCAGTACTGGAAACTCATGAAATCTGAGATACAAAAGGATTCATTTAGAAATGTTATGGATATGAATGCAAATCTTGGTGGATTTGCAGCATCCCTGAGGAAAAAGGATGTCTGGGTGATGAATGTAGTTCCTTCCACAGAATCTGGAAAACTGAAGATCATCTATGATCGTGGTTTATTGGGGACCATCCATAATTG A